A DNA window from Hordeum vulgare subsp. vulgare chromosome 1H, MorexV3_pseudomolecules_assembly, whole genome shotgun sequence contains the following coding sequences:
- the LOC123419369 gene encoding CLAVATA3/ESR (CLE)-related protein 2 → MAKACARRGMVLLVCVLLVLSSASTTAADAAGRQRGHGREATSPAPATMAMARGRFVRKVLREEMVQADIGQSKRTSPGGPDPQHH, encoded by the coding sequence ATGGCCAAAGCTTGCGCTCGCCGTGGTATGGTGCTTCTGGTGTGCGTCCTCCTGGTTCTCTCCTCCGCATCTACGACGGCGGCCGACGCGGCTGGCCGGCAAAGGGGTCATGGCAGAGAGGCCACGTCGCCGGCGCCGGCGACAATGGCAATGGCGAGAGGGCGTTTCGTCAGGAAGGTGCTGCGGGAGGAGATGGTTCAGGCGGACATTGGCCAGTCTAAGAGGACCAGCCCCGGCGGCCCAGACCCGCAGCATCATTAG